A single Triticum dicoccoides isolate Atlit2015 ecotype Zavitan chromosome 2A, WEW_v2.0, whole genome shotgun sequence DNA region contains:
- the LOC119353644 gene encoding glycine-rich cell wall structural protein 1.8-like, protein MATSTKLVALGFVVLVMSIGFTNASRMPASSSAGGGGGGSGGGGSLPGESGSGWGHGAGGGGGLGYGESGGDSDNKYNFAKGLGGGGGHGAGGGSQGGSGSGSGSGGGNAVGSSGSASASSGNGYANADGQGGGGGGGGGADGSSGSGAGKGVGKGYGESGIATAPAPSAGGVSYSDAGGGGNGGGGGDGGNGGGNGAGAGQAASDDTSGGNASGGGSGNGGGQGGGVAQGPSMGVGSGSGIGGGQTGSTGSYGQGYATGTGAGTGGGGGGSNNGGSGGGGGSGSGSGSGGYP, encoded by the coding sequence ATGGCTACTAGCACTAAGCTTGTAGCTCTTGGCTTTGTTGTCCTCGTGATGAGCATTGGGTTCACCAATGCTTCGAGGATGCCGGCTAGCTCAAGTGCTGGAGGTGGAGGCGGGGgaagcggcggcggtggcagctTGCCGGGTGAGAGTGGGAGTGGATGGGGGCATGGGGCCGGAGGAGGTGGTGGCTTGGGGTATGGAGAGAGTGGTGGAGATTCCGATAACAAGTATAACTTTGCCAAGGGACTTGGTGGAGGAGGGGGGCACGGTGCTGGCGGTGGTTCTCAAGGTGGATCCGGATCCGGTTCCGGCTCTGGCGGTGGCAACGCTGTTGGTTCGAGTGGCTCGGCGTCAGCCTCTAGTGGCAATGGGTACGCCAATGCTGATGGTCAAggtgggggcggtggtggaggtggtggcgcaGATGGGTCGAGCGGATCTGGAGCCGGAAAGGGTGTTGGCAAAGGATATGGTGAGAGTGGCATAGCCACCGCACCGGCTCCTTCTGCTGGTGGTGTGAGCTACTCTGATGCTGGCGGTGGTGGTAACGGCGGTGGTGGCGGTGACGGTGGAAATGGAGGTGGTAATGGCGCTGGAGCTGGACAGGCTGCCAGCGATGACACTTCTGGAGGCAATGCCAGCGGAGGAGGTAGCGGCAACGGTGGTGGCCAAGGTGGAGGCGTAGCTCAAGGTCCAAGTATGGGAGTTGGTTCTGGCTCTGGCATTGGAGGCGGACAGACAGGTAGCACTGGCTCCTATGGTCAAGGCTATGCCACTGGAACCGGTGCTGGaacaggtggcggtggcggcggcagcaacAATGGTGGGTCCGGCGGCGGTGGAGGTAGCGGATCCGGATCTGGCAGTGGCGGATACCCCTAA